The Halomicronema hongdechloris C2206 genome includes a window with the following:
- a CDS encoding response regulator yields MATPRPILLVEDNPDDERLTLRALRQGKVTNPIQVARNGEEALTVLFSADPLPTVVLLDLKLPKIDGLEVLRRIRGHDRTRLLPVVVLTSSSEERDIVESYSLGANSYVRKPVDFDQFTNAISQLGLYWVLINEPLPESL; encoded by the coding sequence ATGGCAACCCCTCGTCCCATCTTGTTGGTTGAAGATAACCCCGACGATGAACGACTGACCCTGCGGGCACTACGACAGGGTAAGGTGACAAACCCCATTCAGGTTGCTAGGAATGGTGAAGAGGCATTGACAGTGCTATTTTCGGCTGATCCGCTACCCACTGTCGTGTTGCTGGACTTAAAGCTCCCCAAAATTGATGGATTGGAGGTTTTGCGACGCATCCGAGGCCATGACCGCACTCGACTGCTGCCGGTGGTTGTGCTCACCTCCTCCAGCGAAGAGCGGGACATTGTTGAAAGCTATAGCCTGGGGGCCAATAGTTATGTGCGGAAGCCGGTTGATTTTGATCAATTCACCAACGCCATCTCTCAACTCGGGTTGTATTGGGTGCTGATTAATGAGCCATTACCGGAAAGCTTGTAA
- a CDS encoding putative bifunctional diguanylate cyclase/phosphodiesterase gives MSDSLRVLIVEDAEDDALLVLRELRRGNFDLVWERVQTAESLRTLLTTRAWDVIISDYRLPGFDAPAALEIVKQSQLDIPFIMVSGTIGERSAVEIMKAGAHDYLMKDNLVRLPEAVRRELRDAQIRAERKQAEVALRRQLAAIEAAIDGIGILQGDTYLYLNQAYLNLFGYDHAEELVGKTWRLCYSQVEIDRFEQEVFPVLDRDRAWQGEAIATRKDGSTFAQGVSLTLTEDGLLISVCRDISDLKQAQEMLIYIALHDPLTGLPNRKLLIERLELAINRARRLENYHYAVLFLDLDRFKVINDSLGHSVGDQLLIAIAQRLKVHVRDIDLVARLGGDEFVILLEEISGPEDVIQISERILADFQTPFIIHDYEIFTSFSIGIVLGTQDYHQTSDLMRDADIAMYRAKAQQNNSYKFFDAAMHTQALNRLTLETDLRKALNQQEFVVYYQPIFDLFNHRLFGFEALVRWQHPTRGFISPDEFISIAEETGFIVPLDNWVLYNACQQIASWENQFANGSSFKISINLSAQDLRKVNLIQDVDDILADTGLAGHSLTLEITESLLIENIDQTIDLLVQLASRNIQISIDDFGTGYSSLGYLHRFPVNNLKIDRSFVDQIQSESREYHVVDTIIALGQHLGLSVIAEGVETTQQLEWLQQLRCEFGQGYLFSKPLAAAEIERRYLARLEETYNSNEG, from the coding sequence ATGAGTGACTCACTCCGTGTTCTGATCGTGGAAGATGCAGAGGACGATGCGCTGCTAGTGTTGCGAGAATTACGTCGTGGTAATTTCGATCTGGTTTGGGAACGGGTGCAAACAGCTGAGTCGCTCCGCACCCTGCTGACGACCCGGGCCTGGGACGTGATCATTTCAGATTACCGCTTACCCGGATTTGACGCCCCTGCGGCCCTGGAAATTGTCAAACAAAGCCAACTCGACATTCCCTTCATTATGGTTTCGGGCACCATTGGTGAGCGCTCGGCGGTGGAAATCATGAAGGCCGGTGCCCACGATTACCTGATGAAGGACAACTTAGTCCGATTACCCGAGGCGGTGCGGCGCGAATTGCGGGATGCTCAAATTCGGGCAGAGCGCAAACAAGCTGAAGTTGCCCTGAGACGGCAACTGGCGGCGATCGAGGCGGCGATCGATGGCATCGGTATTCTGCAAGGAGACACGTATCTCTATCTCAACCAAGCCTATCTCAACCTCTTTGGCTACGACCACGCTGAAGAGCTGGTGGGCAAAACCTGGAGACTGTGTTATTCCCAAGTGGAGATAGACCGGTTTGAGCAGGAAGTCTTTCCAGTGCTGGATCGCGATCGCGCCTGGCAGGGAGAAGCGATCGCCACTCGCAAAGATGGCTCTACCTTTGCCCAGGGCGTGTCCCTCACCCTCACCGAGGATGGATTATTGATTTCTGTCTGTCGTGATATTAGCGACCTCAAACAGGCCCAGGAGATGCTGATCTATATCGCGTTGCACGATCCCCTGACCGGGTTACCGAACCGAAAACTATTGATAGAGCGACTTGAATTGGCCATTAACCGAGCCAGGCGTCTTGAGAACTACCATTATGCGGTCTTATTTCTGGATCTAGATCGATTCAAAGTGATCAATGATAGTTTGGGGCACTCGGTTGGCGACCAGCTCCTGATCGCCATTGCCCAACGACTAAAAGTGCATGTAAGAGACATTGACTTAGTGGCTCGACTGGGGGGTGACGAGTTTGTGATTCTGCTAGAGGAGATCAGTGGTCCTGAAGACGTGATTCAAATTTCCGAACGTATCCTGGCAGATTTTCAAACGCCGTTCATCATCCATGACTATGAAATCTTTACCAGTTTCAGTATTGGTATTGTTCTGGGAACCCAGGATTACCATCAGACTTCCGATTTAATGCGCGATGCCGACATTGCCATGTATCGAGCTAAGGCACAACAGAACAACTCGTATAAGTTTTTCGATGCAGCGATGCATACTCAAGCGCTGAACCGCCTCACCCTCGAAACGGATCTGCGCAAAGCGCTCAACCAACAAGAATTTGTGGTTTACTATCAACCCATTTTTGATTTGTTCAATCATCGACTGTTTGGATTTGAGGCTTTAGTTCGCTGGCAACACCCGACGCGTGGGTTCATTTCTCCAGATGAATTTATTTCTATTGCCGAAGAGACGGGGTTCATTGTACCCCTGGATAATTGGGTGCTTTATAACGCTTGCCAGCAAATAGCCAGTTGGGAAAACCAATTTGCCAATGGGTCCTCCTTCAAAATCAGTATCAACCTTTCTGCACAAGATCTTCGCAAGGTGAATTTGATTCAGGATGTTGATGACATATTGGCTGATACTGGATTAGCGGGTCACTCGCTCACCTTAGAGATTACCGAGAGTCTGTTGATTGAGAACATCGATCAGACCATTGATTTATTAGTTCAGTTGGCGTCGAGAAACATTCAGATCAGCATTGATGACTTTGGCACAGGGTATTCCTCCCTGGGTTATCTACACCGTTTTCCAGTGAATAACCTGAAAATCGATCGCTCTTTTGTGGATCAAATTCAATCAGAAAGTCGCGAATATCATGTCGTCGATACGATTATTGCCCTCGGTCAGCACCTCGGTCTATCGGTGATTGCAGAAGGCGTTGAAACAACTCAACAGCTTGAATGGCTACAACAACTCCGTTGCGAGTTTGGGCAAGGCTATCTATTTTCTAAACCCCTAGCAGCAGCTGAAATTGAAAGACGTTATCTCGCCAGACTAGAGGAAACGTATAACTCAAATGAGGGATAA